From the genome of Solanum lycopersicum chromosome 12, SLM_r2.1:
attcgtaaaagtcttttataaaaatactcgtttgatcaaaaattttcaaacgTGTTAAAAGCTAAAATTATGATACTTACATTAGAGTAGCATATAATGATACATGTCTCTTCTATTATTAGATAATTGATCATATTTTTACTTGAGTTCTTGTACAATCTTATCAAAGATAGAGGTGAACCTAATAAAAAACATGAGCATtcgataaatttaaaaaaaaaaatacacatatatatatatgtatatattcaaATTGCTTTCTTCTAGTcacatatgtatacatatatattttaaaattattttttttagtcaaatttcaaacaaggtaaaaattaaaagaaaataagtgagTAATAAAGCAAATTTTAATATCACATGTTGTAAGGTGTAAGTCACAAGTTTCTCAATGGTAACAACACtaatatttatctttatttatttatttttgtatatttttaaaaatttatttctctccttttttccccctcacatttattaaaaaagtaGTAGAGTAGTTCAACAATAATTTCCCCCCTTTAAGGTTGGAGTATACACAAACCATTTATAAGGTATCTTGCCAGCTTTTCATTCacataaagttattttttttttctttgcggTAAAAAGTAACGATATTAATATATTCAGTAATATTTCGTaagaaaaatttggaaaaagtaaactatacataaatcatattcataaaatataaaatataagagaTGTTGTCAATATCGTTAAAGAATTTTGAATCGAATACAAACGTATATATATTTCACAAATAAACCatagatatatgtatatatttcaagaattacaaaaatacaacaaacatttcaaaaaatcaaatcCACAATTACGTAACTGTtacaatacataaaaattatcaaatcttATTCGATACCTATTCTGATGAAAGGAAGCACATTTCGCCCCAAACACCATACTTattagtaaaagaaaataacaaaacaatcaaatttaaaCCCTGAATCCTTTTGTTATCGCGATTAATTATTCGTGACCATGCATAGTAGACATTGCCACTAAAGCAAGTTTTTGTAGATTCAATTTCACAACAGTATCAGTAAACATTTTTGTATCTTCACCAGTATTCCCTTCTGGAATATCAACAATATATGATTCCAAAACTATAGtataaatttttccattttttttaaattcatttactGATGTTACTGATTTATAATTTGTCAATCTATGTTCACCTCCAACAACTCGAAaacttaaaatatgtttttcatcATCTAATATCTCTAGACGTTCTGTACTTGTTGATGCAGGTATTCCTGACACAACTGTTACTTCTCTTATGCTACCAACTCCGCCATCACCTGTATCGAGTGATCGAGTCAGAATTTTCACTAAACAAACgtcaaaatataacaaaaaaatagttggtctaatattttactttaaatgataaaatgtaTATACACAAACAGAAATAAATTCACGAAGAAATCAAAAAGACCGatgtcaacatatatatatatatatatatatatatatataacatactTAGCTACGTAATGTAAGTTAAGTACATGTGACTTcgccactttttttttttttttaagaaggaTCAATTACTTATACAATATTTCAATTATTGTATAAAAATGCAACTTTGGTTGATGAGAGATGTTATGAtgattaaacatataaaaaacgaatttttgacattataaataaaagataatttaagTATATGTATTATCACTATAatatttttggacaaattttatttgtatttgatttGAACCAGGAAAATGAATGATCTTCATACATAGAGATTTTTTTCATCGAGaagattaataatatttactttaACCACTAGAATAAGTCTCGCTTGTCTATAGGTGAAAGGTAAATTTGAAGTATAGTATATGTAACAAAATaatcacttataataatatatgtgttATAACGTCaatttaaacttttagatgAAATAGTTACATACCTGATACGATCCTGCAACTTTTGATGAAGTGCTTATACTTCTCGGGATTATCAAAACGACGGATGAATGGCCATACGACATCGACGGGCGCGTCTATGCGTTGCGtcacaagagaagtacaagTATTTGGTAAATCCTCAAAAGTATGATAATTTCGAATCAATGGTTCCAACTCAACAAATTCTTCTTGTGTTAGCCCTTGCGGAactaataattgtctatcaccATCCATTTAAGGAACGGGGTTGAAGAATCGACGATACGAGTGTTCtcgaagagaaaaaaaattcacaaatttgattgattgaaaatggagaaaaaaatggCAAATTGTTTTATCCTTCTTTTGGTCTTTGGGAGATAGGAAGAGAAGTTATAGGGTTCCTTTTTATGATGAGA
Proteins encoded in this window:
- the LOC101246907 gene encoding abscisic acid receptor PYL2-like; translated protein: MDGDRQLLVPQGLTQEEFVELEPLIRNYHTFEDLPNTCTSLVTQRIDAPVDVVWPFIRRFDNPEKYKHFIKSCRIVSGDGGVGSIREVTVVSGIPASTSTERLEILDDEKHILSFRVVGGEHRLTNYKSVTSVNEFKKNGKIYTIVLESYIVDIPEGNTGEDTKMFTDTVVKLNLQKLALVAMSTMHGHE